The Nocardioides humi genome includes a region encoding these proteins:
- a CDS encoding SCO6745 family protein: MSRPVTDQMRSTARRMFRLVEPIGVIPYQASEPTEALMALGLRNAWDAYFAGRAAALGRVPAEVVHALFYSFADGEVARHVPHVWELTTPEAALAAREQGSVAALRRILGDLAETAGVVRAADLAAKAAVSAPLEGRPMYAALRTLPEPQEPLARLWHAATLLREHRGDGHVAALVTAGIGGTEAHVLHALAERMPAARFGRVHHLRPSTLAAVIDGMRDRGLVDDSGWLTDAGRETKQRIEALTDELAAPAYAALDAGELDRLVADLEPLAARLDAAGSR; the protein is encoded by the coding sequence ATGAGCCGGCCCGTCACGGACCAGATGCGGTCGACCGCCCGTCGCATGTTCCGGCTCGTGGAGCCGATCGGCGTGATCCCCTACCAGGCCAGCGAGCCGACCGAGGCCCTGATGGCGCTCGGCCTGCGGAACGCCTGGGACGCCTACTTCGCCGGACGGGCCGCGGCGCTGGGCCGGGTACCGGCCGAGGTCGTGCACGCGCTGTTCTACAGCTTCGCCGACGGCGAGGTCGCCCGCCACGTCCCCCACGTCTGGGAGCTCACCACTCCCGAGGCCGCGCTCGCGGCCCGCGAGCAGGGCAGCGTCGCGGCGCTGCGGCGGATCCTGGGCGACCTCGCCGAGACCGCCGGCGTCGTACGCGCCGCGGACCTGGCCGCGAAGGCCGCCGTCAGCGCCCCGCTGGAGGGCCGCCCGATGTACGCCGCCCTCCGCACGCTCCCAGAGCCCCAGGAGCCCCTGGCGCGGCTCTGGCACGCCGCCACGCTGCTCCGGGAGCACCGTGGGGACGGCCACGTCGCCGCCCTGGTCACCGCCGGCATCGGCGGCACGGAGGCCCACGTCCTCCACGCCCTCGCCGAGAGGATGCCGGCGGCGCGGTTCGGCCGGGTCCACCACCTTCGCCCGAGCACGCTGGCCGCCGTGATCGACGGGATGCGCGACCGCGGCCTCGTCGACGACTCCGGCTGGCTCACCGACGCCGGCCGGGAGACCAAGCAGCGGATCGAGGCGCTCACCGACGAGCTGGCCGCGCCGGCGTACGCCGCCCTGGACGCCGGCGAGCTCGACCGGCTCGTCGCCGACCTCGAGCCTCTCGCCGCGCGGCTCGACGCCGCAGGCTCCCGGTAG
- a CDS encoding SCO7613 C-terminal domain-containing membrane protein translates to MRYADPHLCPDCRSDLPAGVPVCPTCDLLVRHPLAVDLFGTLRRADGLLDELRTASDAFHGQPATVALGGPLVPPAAPVQPKRAPAGLPSYPRPVPPPPPPGPVPPSPVGVSFASVPKILLGLGAFCLLVAAVIFLAVSWSSLGVGGRTAVLAGLTLAAGASALLLHRAGLRIAGESLVVVALGLLALDVIGAGAAGWLGDGPDGVTACITGLVVALAGTGLGLLRMTDRPRLVAPQVITGLGLLVGYAGAASATDHWLVAGHVLTALGIGTVLIGHRLDAPALLWSAASAAGLTWLSTAGGAFVESVVDPDLHQLWVDGTGWSLLVSAAVLLVPGVVARNRGLLLAGASGAAMLVTVVLTLPCIDTDARIVGLVALGTTAGWVLALGVLPRAVRVVAIAPAVTGSLVLAGIALQTTADALDRWSRLGDAFDRPFGVRLTAPDPVTEPLLLVPSLLAVVACIALIDRDRARRTLPVWARFAGLVAGVGAATTVASYDVPLAVPLAVLTVVALGAVALALRTAAAEAIAWAGVAAATTTAVAIGALPSDGLVLANLAPLALALVTLAVLGRQPVTRVVAGVSAPAALGLVTAAAVMVIGDDAAWVSIPVLLAVGVLALTLPRPDIEISAITVAVLALPASLVTTADVGGYTALWLTVAGFLVAGTALLHESRRVCAIAGGVLLLLASWVRLADLDVTEPEPYTLPLAAALLAFGLWRLQRSAAIGTLEALLPGLLLATVPSLLWVLDDPVSLRALVLGGACLALTIAGAAMRWSAPLLVGASVGAAVVLRELGPYAGEFPKWVWIGLAGALLTVVGITWERRLLDVRRAVGLLGRLR, encoded by the coding sequence ATGCGCTACGCCGACCCGCACCTCTGCCCGGACTGCCGCTCGGACCTTCCCGCCGGCGTCCCCGTCTGCCCGACCTGCGACCTGCTCGTCCGCCACCCGCTGGCGGTCGACCTGTTCGGCACGCTGCGCCGCGCCGACGGCCTGCTCGACGAGCTCCGTACGGCGAGCGACGCGTTCCACGGCCAGCCGGCCACCGTCGCGCTGGGTGGGCCGCTCGTCCCGCCGGCGGCGCCGGTCCAGCCCAAGCGGGCACCGGCCGGCCTGCCGTCGTACCCGCGTCCGGTGCCGCCGCCCCCGCCTCCGGGTCCGGTCCCGCCGAGCCCGGTCGGGGTCTCGTTCGCCTCTGTCCCGAAGATCCTCCTCGGGCTCGGGGCGTTCTGCCTGCTGGTGGCCGCGGTCATCTTCCTGGCGGTGTCGTGGTCGTCGCTGGGCGTGGGCGGGCGTACCGCCGTCCTGGCCGGCCTCACCCTCGCCGCGGGCGCCTCCGCGCTCCTGCTGCACCGCGCCGGGCTGCGGATCGCCGGCGAGTCCCTCGTGGTCGTGGCGCTGGGACTGCTGGCGCTCGACGTGATCGGCGCCGGCGCCGCCGGCTGGCTCGGCGACGGCCCGGACGGGGTGACGGCCTGCATCACGGGCCTGGTGGTCGCCCTGGCCGGCACCGGCCTCGGCCTGCTCCGGATGACCGACCGGCCGCGCCTGGTCGCTCCGCAGGTGATCACGGGCCTCGGCCTCCTCGTCGGGTACGCCGGCGCGGCCAGCGCGACCGATCACTGGCTGGTCGCCGGTCACGTGCTCACCGCGCTCGGCATCGGCACCGTCCTCATCGGCCACCGGCTGGACGCGCCGGCGCTGCTGTGGAGCGCGGCGAGCGCCGCCGGCCTGACCTGGCTGAGCACCGCGGGCGGCGCGTTCGTCGAGTCGGTCGTGGACCCGGATCTGCACCAGCTGTGGGTCGACGGCACCGGCTGGTCGCTGCTCGTCAGCGCCGCCGTGCTCCTCGTCCCCGGCGTGGTCGCCCGGAACCGCGGGCTGCTGCTCGCCGGCGCGAGCGGCGCCGCGATGCTCGTCACCGTCGTCCTCACCCTCCCGTGCATCGACACCGACGCGCGCATCGTCGGCCTCGTCGCCCTCGGTACGACGGCCGGCTGGGTCCTCGCCCTCGGCGTCCTGCCCCGCGCGGTGCGCGTCGTCGCCATCGCGCCCGCGGTCACCGGCAGCCTGGTCCTCGCCGGCATCGCGCTGCAGACCACCGCGGACGCCCTCGACCGCTGGAGCCGGCTCGGCGACGCCTTCGACCGGCCGTTCGGGGTCCGGCTCACCGCACCCGACCCGGTCACCGAGCCGCTGCTCCTGGTGCCGTCGCTGCTGGCCGTGGTCGCCTGCATCGCCCTGATCGACCGGGACCGTGCCCGGCGCACGCTGCCCGTCTGGGCCCGGTTCGCCGGTCTCGTCGCCGGCGTCGGCGCCGCCACCACCGTCGCGTCGTACGACGTGCCGCTGGCCGTGCCGCTGGCCGTGCTCACCGTCGTGGCGCTCGGCGCCGTCGCCCTGGCGCTGCGTACGGCCGCCGCGGAGGCGATCGCGTGGGCGGGGGTCGCCGCGGCCACGACGACGGCCGTCGCGATCGGCGCGCTGCCCAGCGACGGACTCGTCCTGGCGAACCTCGCCCCGCTGGCGCTCGCCCTGGTCACCCTCGCCGTCCTCGGCCGGCAGCCGGTCACGCGGGTCGTCGCCGGTGTCAGCGCCCCTGCGGCCCTGGGGCTGGTGACCGCCGCGGCGGTCATGGTGATCGGCGACGACGCCGCATGGGTGTCGATCCCCGTGCTGCTCGCGGTCGGCGTGCTCGCCCTGACCCTCCCCCGCCCCGACATCGAGATCTCCGCGATCACCGTCGCGGTGCTCGCACTCCCGGCCTCGCTGGTGACCACCGCCGACGTCGGCGGCTACACGGCGCTGTGGCTCACCGTCGCCGGGTTCCTGGTCGCGGGGACCGCGCTGCTGCACGAGTCGCGCCGCGTGTGCGCCATCGCCGGCGGCGTGCTCCTGCTGCTGGCGAGCTGGGTGCGGCTGGCCGACCTCGACGTGACCGAGCCCGAGCCGTACACGCTGCCGCTGGCCGCCGCGCTGCTCGCCTTCGGCCTCTGGCGGCTCCAGCGCTCGGCCGCGATCGGCACGCTGGAGGCGCTGCTGCCCGGCCTGCTGCTCGCGACCGTCCCCTCGCTGCTCTGGGTCCTCGACGACCCCGTCTCGCTGCGGGCGCTCGTCCTCGGCGGCGCCTGCCTGGCGCTGACCATCGCGGGCGCCGCGATGCGCTGGAGCGCCCCGCTGCTCGTGGGTGCGAGCGTGGGCGCGGCGGTGGTGCTGCGGGAGCTCGGGCCGTACGCCGGCGAGTTCCCGAAGTGGGTCTGGATCGGGCTGGCCGGCGCGCTGCTGACGGTCGTCGGCATCACCTGGGAGCGCCGCCTGCTCGACGTACGACGGGCGGTCGGGCTCCTCGGCCGGCTCCGGTGA
- a CDS encoding MGMT family protein encodes MDEGYVERVLDLVEQVPPGRVTTYGAVAAVVGGGPRQVGSVMARYGGPVPWWRVVRADGTLPPSHDDRARAEYLAEGTPLRGASGALDMRRAFWDPATGD; translated from the coding sequence GTGGACGAGGGGTACGTCGAGCGGGTGCTCGACCTGGTCGAGCAGGTCCCGCCGGGCCGGGTGACGACGTACGGCGCCGTGGCGGCCGTCGTCGGCGGTGGACCCCGTCAGGTGGGGTCGGTCATGGCGCGGTACGGCGGCCCGGTGCCGTGGTGGCGGGTCGTGCGCGCCGACGGCACGCTCCCGCCGAGCCACGACGACCGGGCCCGGGCGGAGTACCTCGCCGAGGGCACGCCGCTGCGCGGCGCCAGCGGCGCCCTCGACATGCGCCGGGCCTTCTGGGACCCGGCGACCGGCGACTAG